One window of Aliarcobacter lanthieri genomic DNA carries:
- the rpoC gene encoding DNA-directed RNA polymerase subunit beta', with product MSNNEKLLSPIDIKELERPQDFSAFQLKLASPEKILSWSCGEVKKPETINYRTLKPERDGLFCAKIFGPVKDYECLCGKYKKMRYKGVVCEKCGVEVTSSKVRRHRMGHIELVSPVAHIWMVSSLPSRIGTLLGVKLKDLERVLYYEAYIVNEPGEAFYDNEKTKKIEKYDILNEEQYRTIADLFEHTGFEAKMGGEILKELLEKLDLFELLTLLKDDMQSTKSEAKRKTIIKRLKVVENFINSGNRPEWMMLTMLPVLPPDLRPLVSLDGGKFAVSDVNDLYRRVINRNNRLKRLTELDAPEIIIRNEKRMLQEAVDALFDNGKTANAVKGANKRPLKSLSEIIKGKQGRFRQNLLGKRVDFSGRSVIVVGPNLNMDQCGIPKKMALELFKPHLMAKLEEKGYATTLKAAKRLIESETNEVWECLNEIVDEYPILLNRAPTLHKLSIQAFHPVLIDGKAIRLHPLVCAAFNADFDGDQMAVHVPLSQEAVAEAKILMMSSMNILLPASGRAIAVPSQDMILGIYYLSLQKDGVKGEHKLFTDVNEVKIALDMNQIDLHAKIRTKLDGRIVLTTVGRLIIHEILPSFVPISLWNKILKKKDIGALVDYIYKEAGYEVTPRFLDNLKNLGFKYATSAGMSISIDDIIVPESKVDHIAKSKKDVIEVQKQFAQGLLTEQERYNKTIDIWTEANNKLGSEMMDLVKTDKNGFNSIYMMADSGARGSATQIRQLSGMRGLMAKPDGTIIETPIISNFKEGLNVLEYFISTHGARKGLADTALKTANAGYLTRKLIDVSQNVRITMEDCGTHEGIEITDITSGNELIESLEERITGRVIAEDIIDPISNEILFTEGTLITEEFAKIVKESEVKSVVIRTPLTCKAENGLCSKCYGLNLGEQRKAKPGEAVGVVAAQSIGEPGTQLTLRTFHVGGTASATQTERELKADKEGFIRYYNIKKYETADGKNIVANRRNAGVLLVEPKINAPFKGKVTVETLHEEVILTIKNAKEEKSYYLRKNDVAKVNELAGISGKIEGKLYLPHRDGEEVEHNDSIVEMIKDGWNVPNRIPYASELKVADGAPVTSKVVAGAKGVLKYYKLTGDYLERRYDIKAGDQVVEKGLFAVIADGDREAIRHYITRGSSIQLDDNSEVVKDTVISSPITQEQTVIAEWDPYANPTIAEKAGIVSFEDIIPGVTVSEQFDELTGTSKLVVNEYIPSGYKPTVILATDDKELIKYALDPKASLNIQEGKRVEVADIIAKTPKATQKSKDITGGLPRVSELFEARRPKNIAILASFDGVVSFGKPLRNKQKLVITDITGNTAEYLVEKGKQVLVHEGEFVHAGEALTDGQVSPHDVLKILGEKALHYFIVSEVQQVYRSQGVNIADKHIEVITSQMLRQVSILDGGDTKFIVGDMISKKKFKIENEKIIRMGGQPAIAEPVLLGITRAAVTSDSIISAASFQETTKVLTEAAISAKMDMLEDLKENVVIGRTIPVGTGLYKDQKVKFSEN from the coding sequence ATGAGCAATAATGAAAAACTGTTATCACCAATTGATATTAAAGAGTTAGAAAGACCACAAGATTTTTCTGCTTTTCAACTAAAATTAGCAAGTCCAGAAAAAATTCTTTCGTGGTCTTGTGGAGAAGTAAAAAAACCTGAAACTATTAACTATAGAACATTGAAACCGGAGAGAGATGGACTATTTTGTGCAAAAATCTTTGGACCAGTAAAAGATTATGAGTGTCTTTGTGGTAAATATAAAAAGATGAGATACAAAGGTGTTGTATGTGAAAAATGTGGTGTTGAAGTAACTTCTTCAAAAGTAAGAAGACATAGAATGGGTCACATTGAACTTGTTTCTCCTGTTGCTCATATTTGGATGGTTTCATCACTTCCATCAAGAATAGGTACACTTTTAGGTGTTAAACTAAAAGATTTAGAAAGAGTACTATATTATGAAGCATATATTGTAAATGAACCTGGTGAAGCTTTTTATGATAATGAAAAAACTAAAAAAATTGAAAAATATGATATTTTAAATGAAGAGCAATATAGAACTATTGCAGATTTATTTGAACATACTGGTTTTGAAGCTAAAATGGGTGGAGAAATTTTAAAAGAGTTATTAGAAAAACTTGATTTATTTGAATTATTAACTCTATTAAAAGATGATATGCAATCAACTAAATCTGAAGCAAAAAGAAAAACTATTATTAAAAGATTAAAAGTTGTTGAAAACTTTATTAATAGTGGAAATAGACCAGAGTGGATGATGCTAACTATGTTGCCAGTTCTTCCACCAGATTTAAGACCTCTTGTTTCTCTTGATGGTGGAAAGTTTGCAGTTTCAGACGTAAATGATTTATATAGAAGAGTAATCAATAGAAATAACAGATTAAAAAGATTAACTGAACTTGATGCACCAGAAATTATTATTAGAAATGAAAAAAGAATGCTTCAAGAAGCAGTTGATGCTTTATTTGATAATGGAAAAACAGCAAATGCAGTTAAAGGTGCGAACAAAAGACCTTTAAAATCTTTAAGTGAAATAATCAAAGGTAAACAAGGACGATTCAGACAAAACTTACTTGGAAAAAGGGTTGACTTCTCTGGAAGATCTGTTATTGTTGTTGGACCAAATTTAAATATGGATCAATGTGGTATTCCTAAAAAAATGGCACTTGAGTTATTTAAACCACATTTAATGGCAAAACTTGAAGAAAAAGGTTATGCAACAACTTTAAAAGCTGCAAAAAGATTAATTGAAAGTGAAACAAATGAAGTTTGGGAATGTTTAAATGAGATTGTTGATGAATATCCAATTTTATTAAATAGAGCACCAACTCTACATAAACTTTCAATTCAAGCTTTCCACCCAGTTTTAATTGATGGAAAAGCTATCAGACTACACCCACTTGTTTGTGCTGCTTTTAATGCGGATTTCGATGGGGATCAAATGGCAGTTCACGTACCTCTTTCTCAAGAAGCAGTTGCTGAAGCAAAAATTTTGATGATGAGTTCTATGAATATTCTTTTACCAGCATCAGGTCGTGCTATTGCAGTTCCTTCACAAGATATGATTTTAGGTATCTATTATCTATCTTTGCAAAAAGATGGTGTAAAAGGTGAACACAAGCTTTTCACTGATGTAAATGAAGTAAAAATTGCTTTAGATATGAATCAAATTGATTTACACGCAAAAATTAGAACAAAACTTGATGGAAGAATAGTTTTAACAACAGTTGGAAGATTAATTATTCATGAAATTTTACCAAGCTTTGTTCCTATTAGTTTATGGAATAAAATTTTAAAGAAAAAAGATATTGGTGCTTTAGTTGATTATATTTATAAAGAAGCTGGATATGAAGTTACTCCAAGATTTTTAGATAATTTAAAAAATCTAGGATTTAAGTATGCAACATCTGCTGGGATGTCTATTTCTATTGATGATATTATTGTTCCAGAAAGTAAAGTAGATCATATTGCTAAATCTAAAAAAGATGTTATCGAAGTTCAAAAACAATTTGCACAAGGTCTTTTAACTGAACAAGAAAGATATAATAAAACAATTGATATTTGGACAGAAGCTAATAATAAATTAGGTTCTGAGATGATGGATCTTGTAAAAACAGATAAAAATGGATTTAACTCTATTTATATGATGGCAGATTCAGGAGCAAGAGGTAGTGCAACTCAAATTAGACAGCTTTCAGGAATGAGAGGTCTTATGGCAAAACCTGATGGAACTATTATTGAAACACCAATTATTTCTAACTTTAAAGAAGGTCTAAACGTTCTTGAATACTTTATTTCTACTCACGGAGCTAGAAAAGGTCTTGCTGATACAGCTTTAAAAACTGCGAATGCTGGATATTTAACAAGAAAGCTAATCGACGTTTCTCAAAATGTTAGAATTACTATGGAAGATTGTGGAACTCACGAAGGTATTGAAATTACAGATATTACTTCTGGTAATGAGTTAATTGAGTCTTTAGAAGAAAGAATTACGGGAAGAGTTATCGCTGAAGATATAATTGACCCAATTTCAAATGAGATTTTATTTACTGAAGGTACTTTAATAACTGAAGAATTTGCAAAAATTGTAAAAGAATCAGAGGTTAAATCAGTTGTAATTAGAACTCCATTAACTTGTAAAGCAGAAAATGGTCTTTGCTCAAAATGCTATGGACTTAACTTAGGTGAACAAAGAAAAGCAAAACCAGGAGAAGCAGTTGGAGTTGTTGCTGCACAATCAATTGGAGAACCTGGAACACAGCTAACTCTAAGAACTTTCCACGTTGGGGGAACTGCAAGTGCTACTCAAACAGAAAGAGAGTTAAAAGCTGATAAAGAAGGGTTTATTAGATATTACAACATTAAAAAATATGAAACAGCAGATGGTAAAAATATTGTTGCTAATAGAAGAAATGCTGGAGTATTGTTAGTTGAACCAAAAATAAATGCACCATTTAAAGGTAAAGTTACAGTTGAAACTTTACACGAAGAAGTTATTTTAACGATTAAAAATGCAAAAGAAGAAAAGTCTTATTATTTAAGAAAAAATGATGTTGCAAAAGTAAATGAACTTGCAGGAATTTCTGGAAAAATCGAAGGTAAACTTTATTTACCACATAGAGATGGTGAAGAAGTTGAACACAATGATTCAATAGTTGAAATGATCAAAGATGGATGGAATGTTCCAAATAGAATTCCTTATGCTTCTGAATTAAAAGTTGCTGATGGAGCTCCTGTTACTTCTAAAGTTGTTGCTGGTGCAAAAGGTGTATTAAAATACTATAAACTAACTGGTGATTATTTAGAAAGAAGATATGATATTAAAGCTGGTGATCAAGTTGTTGAAAAAGGTCTTTTCGCAGTTATCGCTGATGGTGATAGAGAAGCAATTAGACACTATATTACTAGAGGTTCATCAATTCAATTAGATGATAATAGTGAAGTAGTAAAAGATACTGTAATATCTTCTCCTATAACTCAAGAACAAACAGTTATAGCAGAATGGGATCCATATGCCAACCCAACGATAGCTGAAAAAGCTGGTATTGTAAGTTTTGAAGATATTATTCCTGGTGTTACAGTTTCAGAACAATTTGATGAATTAACAGGTACTTCAAAATTAGTTGTTAATGAGTATATTCCAAGTGGATATAAACCAACAGTTATCTTAGCAACTGATGATAAAGAACTTATTAAATATGCTTTAGATCCAAAAGCTTCTTTAAATATTCAAGAAGGTAAAAGAGTTGAAGTTGCTGATATTATTGCAAAAACACCAAAAGCTACTCAAAAATCTAAAGATATTACTGGGGGTCTTCCAAGAGTATCTGAATTATTTGAAGCAAGACGTCCAAAAAATATTGCAATATTAGCTTCATTTGATGGAGTTGTTTCTTTTGGTAAACCTTTAAGAAATAAACAAAAACTTGTTATTACAGATATTACTGGAAATACAGCTGAGTATTTAGTTGAAAAAGGAAAACAAGTTTTAGTACATGAAGGTGAATTTGTTCATGCTGGTGAGGCTTTAACAGATGGTCAAGTTTCTCCTCATGATGTATTAAAAATTCTTGGTGAAAAAGCACTTCATTATTTTATTGTTTCTGAAGTACAACAAGTATATAGATCTCAAGGGGTAAATATTGCGGATAAACATATTGAGGTTATTACATCTCAAATGTTAAGACAAGTATCAATTCTTGATGGTGGGGATACTAAGTTTATTGTTGGAGATATGATTTCTAAAAAGAAATTTAAAATTGAAAATGAAAAAATAATAAGAATGGGTGGGCAACCAGCTATTGCTGAACCAGTTTTACTTGGTATTACAAGAGCTGCTGTTACATCAGATTCTATTATTTCAGCTGCTTCTTTCCAAGAAACAACAAAAGTATTAACAGAAGCTGCAATTAGTGCAAAAATGGATATGCTTGAAGATCTTAAAGAAAACGTTGTAATAGGAAGAACTATTCCTGTTGGAACTGGACTATATAAAGATCAAAAAGTTAAATTCTCAGAAAATTAA
- the rpoB gene encoding DNA-directed RNA polymerase subunit beta: MLNSLKSGNRLRIDFAKNPQKIEIPNLLQLQQTSYDTFLMIGQKDRSSAGIEKVFKTIFPIHDAQNRLTLDYLGSEVGKPKYDVRESMVRGLTYSIPLKINIRLTLWDLDEKTGEKIGVKDIKEQSLYIREIPLMTDRTSFIVNGVERVVVNQLHRSPGVIFKEDESNTTDNKLLYTGQIIPDRGSWLYFEYDAKDILYVRINKRRKVPITILFRALGYSKEDIVKMFYPIVNIKIKNNKFLTEFDPEDFMGRIEHDIKDDKGNLVIAAGKRLTARKAKALIEGGLKLIEYPLELLMDRFTANTIYDPESGEVLFDTLTNLDELKLKKLLDLGFESFDIANDLSSSADASIINAFKADAESLKLLKQTEQIDDENDLAAIRIYKVMRPGEPVTKEAAKDFIKKLFFDPERYDLTKVGRMKMNHKLGVNVPEYVTTLTYEDVIKTVQYLVKVKAGHGHIDDRDHLGNRRIRAIGELLANELHAGLIKMQKTIRDKMTTLSGTLEDIMPHDLINSKMITSTITEFFTSGQLSQFMDQTNPLSEVTHKRRLSALGEGGLVKERAGFEVRDVHPTHYGRICPVETPEGQNIGLINTLSTYSKVNDLGFIESPYKKVVDGIVTNEITYYTATQEEGLVIAPGSTKVDENGKIVEPLIEVRKNGEIILMERTKVDLIDISSQMVMGVAASLIPFLEHNDANRALMGSNMMRQAVPLIKPTAPIVGTGLEKTVARDAWEAIKAKRGGVVEKADSKNIYISGEDENGAFIDHYEVNKNVKTNNNTSFGQRVAIKEGDIIEKGQVIADGPSMDKGELAVGINAMVAFMPWNGYNYEDAIILSERLIKKDAFTSVHIYEKEIDCRELKHGNEEITRDLPGVKEESIVHLDSSGIVKVGTYVTPGMILVGKVTPKGEIKPTPEERLLRAIFGDKAGHVINKSLYCPTSMEGTVVDVKVFTKKGYEKCERAKTEIEAEKNELNQKHLDKLLMLDREEALKINNLLSKAKLSKELEHEGVVYKEGKNIPIEVLVNVNRFAMKKIVSSFSKDIEKTYNDIKEYFIKQKSELRKEHEEKIDILEHDDILASGVIKQVKVYIATKRKIKVGDKMAGRHGNKGIVSNIVPRVDMPYLEDGTTVDVILNPLGVPSRMNIGQIMEVHLGLVGRRLGKQIQKIYESKKADFVSELRAKMVEVAGVAKLMNAKAFVEKLSDDELLDYARDWSKGVKFATQIFDGVEAYDFEKLFEMAKIDSDGKSVLYDGKTGERMKERVNVGYMYMLKLHHLVDEKVHARSTGPYSLVTQQPVGGKALFGGQRFGEMEVWALEAYGATNVLKEMLTTKSDDVEGRTKAYRAIANGENVPQSGVPETFFVLTKELKALALDVEIYEEVENDEQ, from the coding sequence ATGTTAAACTCTTTAAAATCTGGTAATAGACTCAGAATAGATTTCGCAAAAAACCCACAAAAAATTGAAATCCCAAACTTATTACAATTACAACAAACTTCGTATGATACTTTTTTGATGATAGGTCAAAAAGATAGATCAAGTGCTGGTATAGAAAAAGTATTTAAAACAATATTTCCTATACATGATGCGCAAAATAGGCTAACATTAGATTATTTAGGTAGTGAAGTAGGAAAACCTAAATATGATGTTAGAGAATCAATGGTTAGAGGATTGACTTATTCAATTCCACTAAAAATCAATATAAGATTAACTCTTTGGGATTTAGATGAAAAAACTGGAGAGAAAATAGGAGTTAAAGATATAAAAGAGCAATCTTTATATATTAGAGAAATTCCATTAATGACAGATAGAACATCATTTATAGTAAATGGTGTTGAAAGAGTTGTTGTAAATCAGTTACATAGATCTCCTGGTGTTATTTTTAAAGAAGATGAGTCTAATACAACTGATAATAAACTTCTTTATACTGGACAAATAATTCCAGATAGAGGTTCTTGGTTATATTTTGAATATGATGCAAAAGATATCTTATATGTAAGAATTAACAAAAGAAGAAAAGTTCCTATTACAATTCTATTTAGAGCATTAGGTTACTCAAAAGAAGATATTGTAAAAATGTTCTATCCTATTGTTAATATAAAAATTAAAAACAATAAATTTTTAACAGAGTTTGATCCTGAAGACTTTATGGGAAGAATTGAACATGATATTAAAGATGATAAAGGTAATTTAGTAATTGCTGCTGGAAAAAGATTAACTGCTAGAAAAGCTAAAGCTTTAATTGAAGGTGGTTTAAAACTTATTGAATATCCATTAGAGTTATTAATGGATAGATTTACTGCAAATACAATTTATGATCCAGAATCAGGAGAAGTATTATTTGATACATTAACAAATCTTGATGAATTGAAACTTAAAAAACTTTTAGACTTAGGTTTTGAATCTTTTGATATTGCAAATGATTTATCTTCTAGTGCAGATGCTTCTATTATCAATGCATTTAAAGCAGATGCTGAATCTTTAAAACTTTTAAAACAAACAGAGCAAATAGATGATGAAAATGATTTAGCTGCTATTAGAATTTATAAAGTTATGAGACCAGGTGAACCTGTAACAAAAGAAGCAGCTAAAGATTTCATTAAAAAATTATTCTTTGATCCAGAAAGATATGATTTAACAAAAGTTGGAAGAATGAAGATGAATCATAAATTAGGAGTTAATGTTCCAGAATATGTAACGACTCTAACTTATGAAGATGTTATCAAAACTGTACAATATTTAGTTAAAGTTAAAGCTGGACATGGTCATATTGATGATAGAGATCACTTAGGAAATAGAAGAATTAGAGCTATTGGTGAATTATTAGCAAATGAATTACATGCTGGTTTAATCAAAATGCAAAAAACTATTAGAGATAAAATGACAACTCTATCTGGAACATTAGAAGATATTATGCCACATGATTTAATCAACTCTAAAATGATTACTTCAACAATTACAGAGTTTTTTACAAGTGGACAATTATCTCAATTTATGGACCAAACAAATCCATTATCAGAAGTTACGCATAAAAGAAGACTTTCTGCACTGGGAGAAGGTGGTTTAGTAAAAGAAAGAGCAGGATTTGAAGTAAGGGACGTTCACCCAACTCACTATGGAAGAATCTGTCCTGTTGAAACTCCAGAAGGTCAAAATATTGGACTTATTAATACTTTATCAACTTACTCAAAAGTAAATGATTTAGGATTTATAGAGTCACCTTATAAAAAAGTTGTTGATGGTATTGTTACAAATGAAATTACATATTATACAGCAACTCAAGAAGAAGGGCTTGTAATAGCTCCTGGATCAACTAAAGTTGATGAAAATGGAAAAATAGTTGAGCCATTAATTGAAGTTAGAAAAAATGGTGAGATCATTTTAATGGAGAGAACTAAAGTTGATTTAATAGATATCTCTTCTCAAATGGTTATGGGAGTTGCAGCTTCACTTATTCCATTCTTAGAACACAATGATGCTAATAGAGCATTGATGGGTTCAAATATGATGAGACAAGCTGTTCCTTTGATTAAACCAACTGCTCCAATAGTTGGGACTGGTTTAGAAAAAACGGTAGCAAGAGATGCTTGGGAAGCAATAAAAGCCAAAAGAGGCGGAGTTGTAGAAAAAGCAGATTCTAAAAATATATATATTAGTGGTGAAGATGAAAATGGTGCGTTTATTGATCACTATGAAGTAAATAAAAATGTTAAAACAAATAATAATACATCTTTTGGGCAAAGAGTTGCTATAAAAGAAGGTGATATTATTGAAAAAGGTCAAGTTATAGCTGATGGTCCTTCAATGGATAAAGGTGAATTAGCAGTTGGAATTAATGCTATGGTTGCATTTATGCCATGGAATGGATATAACTATGAAGATGCAATTATTTTAAGTGAAAGATTAATAAAAAAAGATGCATTTACTTCTGTTCATATTTATGAAAAAGAGATTGATTGTAGAGAGTTAAAACATGGTAATGAAGAAATTACAAGAGATTTACCTGGTGTTAAAGAAGAATCAATAGTTCATTTAGATAGTTCAGGTATTGTAAAAGTTGGAACTTATGTAACTCCTGGAATGATATTAGTTGGAAAAGTAACTCCAAAAGGTGAGATTAAACCAACTCCAGAAGAGAGGCTTTTAAGAGCAATTTTTGGTGATAAAGCAGGGCATGTTATAAATAAATCTTTATATTGTCCAACTTCAATGGAAGGAACAGTTGTTGATGTAAAAGTTTTCACTAAAAAAGGTTACGAAAAATGTGAAAGAGCTAAAACTGAAATTGAAGCTGAAAAGAATGAGTTAAATCAAAAGCATCTTGATAAACTTTTAATGCTTGATAGAGAAGAAGCTTTAAAAATAAACAATTTACTATCAAAAGCAAAATTATCAAAAGAGCTAGAACACGAAGGTGTTGTTTATAAAGAAGGTAAAAATATTCCAATAGAAGTATTAGTAAATGTAAATAGATTTGCTATGAAAAAAATTGTATCATCTTTTTCAAAAGATATTGAAAAAACATATAATGATATTAAAGAGTATTTTATTAAACAAAAATCTGAGTTAAGAAAAGAGCATGAAGAAAAAATTGATATTTTAGAACATGATGATATCTTAGCATCAGGTGTTATAAAACAAGTAAAAGTATATATCGCAACTAAGAGAAAAATCAAAGTTGGTGATAAAATGGCAGGACGACATGGAAACAAAGGTATCGTTTCAAATATTGTTCCAAGAGTTGATATGCCATATTTGGAAGATGGAACAACAGTTGATGTTATTTTAAATCCACTTGGAGTTCCTTCAAGGATGAATATTGGGCAAATTATGGAAGTTCACTTAGGATTAGTTGGAAGAAGATTAGGAAAACAAATCCAAAAAATTTATGAATCTAAAAAAGCAGATTTTGTTTCTGAATTAAGAGCTAAAATGGTAGAAGTTGCAGGAGTTGCAAAACTTATGAATGCAAAAGCTTTTGTAGAGAAATTAAGTGATGATGAACTTCTTGATTATGCTAGAGATTGGTCAAAAGGTGTTAAATTCGCAACACAAATTTTTGATGGTGTTGAAGCTTATGACTTTGAAAAATTATTTGAAATGGCAAAAATTGATAGTGATGGAAAATCAGTTTTATATGATGGAAAAACTGGTGAAAGAATGAAAGAAAGAGTTAATGTTGGTTATATGTATATGCTAAAACTTCACCACTTAGTTGATGAAAAAGTTCACGCAAGAAGTACAGGACCATATTCTCTTGTAACTCAACAACCAGTTGGTGGTAAAGCGCTATTTGGAGGACAAAGATTTGGAGAGATGGAGGTTTGGGCATTAGAAGCTTATGGTGCAACAAATGTACTAAAAGAAATGCTTACAACAAAATCTGATGATGTTGAAGGTAGAACAAAAGCATATAGAGCCATTGCAAATGGTGAAAATGTTCCTCAATCTGGTGTTCCTGAAACATTCTTTGTTTTAACAAAAGAGTTAAAAGCTTTAGCTTTAGATGTAGAGATTTATGAAGAGGTAGAAAACGATGAGCAATAA
- the rplL gene encoding 50S ribosomal protein L7/L12, whose amino-acid sequence MAISKEDVLEFISGLSVLELSELVKEFEEKFGVSAQPVAVAGGAVAAVEAAEEKTEFDVIILDSGDKKINVIKEIRAITGLGLKEAKDAAEQTPSTIKEGISKADADAIKAQLEAAGAKVEVK is encoded by the coding sequence ATGGCAATTTCTAAAGAAGATGTTTTAGAATTTATCTCTGGTTTATCTGTACTAGAATTATCAGAGTTAGTAAAAGAATTTGAAGAAAAATTTGGTGTATCTGCACAACCTGTTGCAGTTGCTGGTGGAGCAGTTGCTGCTGTTGAAGCTGCTGAAGAAAAAACTGAATTTGATGTTATCATCTTAGATTCAGGAGACAAAAAAATCAATGTAATTAAAGAAATCAGAGCAATTACTGGTTTAGGATTAAAAGAAGCTAAAGATGCAGCTGAGCAAACTCCTTCAACAATTAAAGAAGGAATCTCTAAAGCTGATGCTGATGCAATTAAAGCTCAGTTAGAAGCTGCTGGAGCTAAAGTAGAAGTTAAATAA
- the rplJ gene encoding 50S ribosomal protein L10, with protein MTRQEKSEIINHLSSEFKNSLAVVVCDYKGLTHRELESLRKEAKANNTKVQVIKNTLVVKAVQAAELGDIDLSGTNIYLWSEDQISACKVADKFASSNKDKFAIKSGIIEGEIADVARVNAFAKLPSREELLGMLASVWMGPVRNFTIGLDALRRKKEEEAA; from the coding sequence ATGACAAGACAAGAAAAATCAGAAATTATAAACCATTTATCATCTGAATTTAAAAACTCTTTAGCAGTTGTTGTTTGTGATTATAAAGGTCTTACTCATAGAGAGTTAGAATCTTTAAGAAAAGAAGCAAAAGCTAATAATACTAAAGTTCAAGTTATTAAAAATACTTTAGTTGTAAAAGCTGTTCAAGCTGCTGAATTAGGTGATATTGATTTAAGTGGAACAAATATTTATTTGTGGTCAGAAGATCAAATTTCAGCTTGTAAAGTTGCTGATAAATTTGCTTCATCTAACAAAGATAAGTTTGCTATTAAATCAGGAATTATTGAAGGTGAAATTGCAGATGTTGCTAGAGTTAATGCATTTGCTAAATTACCATCTAGAGAAGAACTTCTTGGAATGCTTGCATCTGTATGGATGGGACCAGTTAGAAACTTTACTATTGGTCTTGATGCTCTTAGAAGAAAAAAAGAAGAAGAGGCTGCTTAA
- the rplA gene encoding 50S ribosomal protein L1 produces MAKISKRYKALSAKVEDRKYSLAEACTTLKELKSAKFDESVEIALNLNVDPRHADQMIRGAVVLPNGTGKTVRVAVFAKGVKLDEAKAAGADIVGNDDLAEAIQAGNINFDVLIATPDCMGIVGKVGRILGPKGLMPNPKTGTVTMDVTKAVNDAKGGQVTYRVDKKGNMQAAIGKVSFSSEAIKENAEAFISAINKAKPSTAKGRYITNAAISLTMSPSITLDNMELLEIR; encoded by the coding sequence ATGGCAAAAATTTCAAAAAGATATAAAGCATTGAGTGCAAAAGTTGAAGATAGAAAATACTCTTTAGCTGAAGCTTGTACAACTTTAAAAGAATTAAAATCTGCTAAATTTGATGAGAGTGTTGAAATCGCTCTTAACTTAAATGTAGATCCAAGACATGCAGATCAAATGATTAGAGGAGCAGTTGTGCTTCCAAATGGTACAGGAAAAACTGTTAGAGTTGCAGTATTTGCAAAAGGTGTAAAGCTTGATGAAGCAAAAGCTGCTGGTGCTGATATTGTTGGAAATGACGATTTAGCAGAAGCTATCCAAGCTGGAAACATTAACTTTGATGTATTAATAGCAACTCCTGATTGTATGGGAATTGTTGGTAAAGTAGGAAGAATATTAGGACCAAAAGGTTTAATGCCAAATCCTAAAACTGGAACAGTTACTATGGATGTTACTAAAGCAGTTAACGATGCTAAAGGTGGTCAAGTGACATATAGAGTTGATAAAAAAGGTAATATGCAAGCTGCTATTGGAAAAGTTTCTTTTAGTTCAGAAGCTATTAAAGAGAATGCAGAAGCATTTATATCAGCTATTAACAAAGCTAAACCATCAACTGCAAAAGGAAGATATATCACTAATGCAGCTATTAGTTTAACTATGAGTCCATCAATTACATTAGATAATATGGAATTATTAGAAATAAGATAA
- the rplK gene encoding 50S ribosomal protein L11, with protein sequence MAKKIQGYLKLQIPAGAANPSPPVGPALGQRGVNIMEFCKAFNEKTKEKAGYRLPVIITIYADKSFTFEVKQPPMTELIKKVSGVKKGSDNPLKNKVGKLSKDQIMEIVDMKIKDLNTDDREVAAKIVAGSARSIGIETEL encoded by the coding sequence ATGGCTAAGAAAATTCAAGGTTATTTAAAACTACAAATACCTGCAGGTGCAGCAAACCCATCTCCTCCAGTTGGTCCAGCATTAGGGCAAAGAGGTGTTAATATCATGGAATTCTGTAAAGCATTCAATGAGAAAACAAAAGAAAAAGCTGGATATAGATTACCAGTTATTATTACTATTTATGCAGATAAAAGTTTTACTTTTGAAGTAAAACAACCACCTATGACAGAACTTATTAAAAAAGTTTCTGGAGTTAAAAAAGGTAGTGATAATCCACTTAAAAATAAAGTTGGGAAATTATCTAAAGATCAAATTATGGAAATCGTTGATATGAAAATCAAAGATTTAAATACTGATGATAGAGAAGTTGCAGCAAAAATTGTTGCTGGTTCAGCTAGATCAATAGGAATTGAAACAGAATTATAA